The genomic stretch TTGATCTGAGTTTTTAGACGAGAAGCTCTCTGATTTTTCCGTGTTCaagtttctttgatttttcagaCGACAGACCAATGTActattgacgttgactaacgtctatatcgaagctaggcgcctgaatttgaaaatctagcaattcaaccagtgaaaagtggtcaggttttgagcgcttatatatcagtcatttcttttcagagtttcaaggttttggcatcaaccgatcagaaattcttttactgtTAAatgtatgtaacaaaaataaacatattgtttgagatacactattgaaaagttgataaataACAGAGACGAATGCCAAATAAGGCAAAgcctctttgaaaaaaaaaataacatcgtttgtctaaatcataccaagcaaccaatcaccacctctcttcacaagcaccctcgacactaacggatacaatcgatctgactttgtaaacgatttgttgttattgtttacTCGAGGTCGCTTTCTGTTTCTGATATTTTTTAGAGCTATGTTGTTATTTACGAACCAGAGGCAAACTGGAAAGAACTTGTAATGAAGGTGGAGTCTTACAGGAACAAGACTccgcctttatttcaagtttcttccTGTCTCTGGTTCATAATGCGAATGCACAGAATATTAATTTCATTTCATGTTGGTAGCCGacggagccggaccgatagagctctcacacacgcaacattATACCTAACACGTACAGTTTTGTGTATTGGAAGACAATCGAATTCTTCTTTTCATCGGTTGCGTATTGTACATATGCAGTTATTCTGTACGTGGCGGATGAAGGCAGATAGCAGGCAAGCAACAGTATGGGTATTaatgtcgagctcgtatacaaatacccagccgtaaaaatactcacctccattgacgagtaatggaagatacacagtttacggctgagtatttgtatacgagctcgatgtgaaggcCCCTAGTATAACTTCACCGTGTTACTGTGCAAAGGATTTCGACACGCGCTTTGTTTATTCCATGACTGCACCGATACCACACGAACGTTGGATGCTGATCGTGACGGAGAAAGAAAAGCcaggtttcaatttctggctgatcgcgttgatacttaagcacctgtctatctggcggccataggcgtagccagaagGGGGCAGGGGGGGGGAGGCGTTGCCCCCTCCCCCTagttgttgacattggtgcagaattttgttttcaataacttatagcacaaaacgacatctttgcCCATGGAAACATTTGTGTAAAGTATCAAccagataaaaaataattgattgaaatgcttgccctaTGTTGCGTGGGATTGCACGAGTTTTTTAGTTCATATACCAAGGAAATTGCAGAAGCAAAAGTatcgggcaaatccgcctgcatcaactagcttggagtattgaaaccgagctgtgacaattccttaccttgattcttttgtaacctcactggaaacacggttcggtgaagatagtgcacctgcctacgcgttgtccttgctgcattcCCCTTACGTAATACGCATatgagttcaagcgcaaaaccgaagctttcgtaattttttacggagttgacaattttgtttgagaggtggaagtttggtatcaccattgcagcagcatgagagcagaccgtaagaacttgaaAAACCTGGAACTTAGAAACTTGCTAGTTGAAGCCCGTTCCTACtttcctgcgactgagaaagcaattaaaattgCAGTTGCTCTATCATGTGAAACATGCACGAtcgaacgctcgttcagcacattacgtcgagtgaaaacctggctgaggtcaacaatggttgaacagtatgagtgctctctgcttgctgagtgttgcTGAGAGTAAGTGTGAAATGAGGCACTTGAAATGGTCCGGGGTTAGGTTCTGGAACTGAAAATCTTCACAGGTTCGATTAACGTTGCCGccgtggtgcttattacgggagtcacttcacggtgaaatcagagtgaagtgagtTATTGGTGCTTGTTAcggaagtcacttcacggtgaaatatatttcactctcacgctcacttcacttttttgacctattcccgattccacctcaagtgaggtgacaaaaatcacctccgtgaagtgagattgacagtgaagtgaaaatgagaataggacaagtgaaatgagcgagtttcccagctcaaaaatttcaagtcccggaatgtcgattgagctgaaattttgtatgaggacatttctcgacaagaggaaacttttgaaCCCTATCACTAAACGAAGTTCGAAGGTAAATTTTGCCCTTACGTTCCACCGGctgcagctcaaaaatttgtaagtcctagaaaattgattttttttcaaggaaaaaaaagattaCCCTTGTTACTGGAAAGTAAATCCCATATATATTATCACTAGattacaaatcaatcgatttttaaacttgcctatcttcgtgaaatcatttcaccgttcaaaatggtcgtgaaataattccacgcgaaacgtcgcttttttcCGTTTCCACTCCACTCacatgacactcataataacccaaatttcacggcagatgtcaccttgcgacgtttttctcacttacgtgagtctcgtaataggacttcattcacttcGCTTTGATTTCACCgtaaagtgactcccgtaataagcacctatatttcaccgtgaagtgactcccgtaataagcaccagtaCTTAAACTTGAGCGGAAATATCTCACGAGAACTTGTCACGACTGAACAAATTTGAGACAATCGCACAGATAGCGAGAAATGGGAACAAACCAGACGCTGGGATGGAGCTGGTATGTGTGCAGAAAATGGGACAAATTCCTGAAAAATTCGTCAATTAATCCGACGACTGGCGGCATAATTTTCTTGCATTTTCCTCTGAAAGTACAACCTTCATTTCGACATGTTTCCTAAGTCAAACCAACTCCGAGATAGAACTACCGTTACCGTGCCTAATTCTGCGCAATTTTTGTAATACTTatgttttattgtattttttgtaactatgagcacaatattttatttttcttaaataGAATTATTGATTCTGTGTCACTGGTCACAATAATATCAAGAATACATgcgaataaaagaaaaaaaaactgaattgtcAATACGATCAACGTCGCAAACACCTTTGTTCGTAGTAACGAAAAGAATACCTCCTCTTAGAGCGAGTGCAAGGATTTAAACAAACATCGTAGTTGGTAATAAAAGTTAGTATTGGTCATGATTTAGGTAAAATGAAATATTAGCTTACGCTAAATAGCGCATAGTActgaaaaagtgcaaaaaataatgCGCAGATTTACGCaccaaatttgttttttgtgtTCCTAACTATGCGCAGTTTCACAGAGATGAATTCTGGCAAAATTAGGCGGAAGCACATGCAATATGATAAGAACAAAATGCTTGCGAATGTGGACAAGGTAAAAAGAGGCTTTTCCATACGCCGAGCCGCAAGGAAATATGGGATTCTCGAAAGCACACTTCGTGCAAAGTTTTCAGCTGGTGTTTAGTCGAACTCTGCGACGCGTTGCGGGAGGCCAAAAGCGTTCACAACGCAAGAGGAAGACCGGATTGTCGATTGGATTATTCAGATAGCGAGAGCTGGATTTCGGGTGGATTCTCAGAGGTTAAAGACATCTGTGGCACATTACCTTATATCCATTGGGCGACCTAGTTTCGTTGGAACCCGTCTGCCGGCAGAAATCGTCAATAGTACTCCGGATGGTTAGTCTATTGAGAAAAATGTATCGGTGACATGAGactttttataaatatttaaaaaatgttctccACCCATGGCTACTGCGATACAAGGTAGCTCTTcccattttacttttcatagatGGCCATAAATCGCACGTTTCTCTTCAGACCACTGAGTTTTGCAAAGTGAAAAGTAGCCCGTGAAAAGAAAAAGCAGTTAGTACAAGAGAAGCGCCAAAAACAAACATTAACGAAGGCTTCAAATGATGGAAAAACTTCTAcagaaaatgtttaaattactttccttttaaataaacaattttgttaaaacaatcaatgttattttttggTTGCGCAGAATTAGGAACAAAACTGCGCAGAATTAGGAACATGCTCAAGCAAGTGCGCATAATTAGGCACCAAacataaatgcaaaattttcttcTCATACTGTTGTTTTTGGCTGTACATGTGTCtaccttttttttctgtattatcGAAAGTCATACAACATGTGGGAcctattatttgtttgaatgcaTGTGAAAAATCTGCGAACTAGGGTTGAACTTTTGAAATTGTCTTAACTGCGCAGAATATGGCACCTTCACGGTAGTTAGTTCGTTCCAGATTTTAAATAAGCCATGCTTCAATCGAATGGCTACCGCACAAACATCTAGATCCTGCTATACAAATATACTTATTAGCGATTGGATTATTGcgagaaattaaatcaaatagtTTGTGTCCATAATAAACCCAATTTCCACTTACGCcatgttcaatttttttatggatATCATCGTTGCACAGGTTAAACCTGTACTCAGTAATTCTAACAAGCCACCAGAAAAATCAACaggaatggaaaaaaatatgtCATCAAGatataataattttaatttatttgtataaataaaATTAGCGAATTGACGATAAACAAATTTTTCGAGTAACGCTGAAAGTATCGCTGAACAGTTTAAAATTTGTATAAGACTCAGTAGTTCTGGATAAtaatgtgtatattttttctgtaaaaGCTAGTATCACTATGCAGTAAAAAATTGTGAGTGGAACTTGGCACTCGTACTTAGTTGTTGGTTTTTTAAttcgtcaagcaaatgcaaACTAGGTATACAGTATTTCAATACAGTGTTTTATTGCAATGTTTTTAGCTTAGAAAACTAAGtttttataagtttttttttaaatatgtgacctacaaaaaaatgttcaatattcctctcagttttttttaacattattcaTGATAGAGATTCATGTGTTTGCACATGAAGAAATCAACTCGTTTCTTAAGTTATATGAAATTTGGtgcttattttaatttttttttgtttcaatgctGTCATTCATCTTATggtatatatttttcaatgctGCAAATAAAGTGTATGTATATCAAACTGCAAATGCCCTTTTTAGAAAACTACTGTTGagtctaaaaaaattaaaaaaatgctgAGTTTTCTACGCCtcatacgtgtgcaaagtttcccttcaatgaaaaaaatcaatgaaaactTGCGTACGTTCAGGTCATTTGGACTTCCACATCTTCGTTTACTTCCAACTTGTCATAATATTCCGATCAGCGCGTCTCAAGCGTTTGTACCAAAATGGAGTGCAAGTATATGAACACGTGCAGTTGTTTCGAATCGTAAGCCATCACAGTTATCGCATTAAGACGTGGAATTGTTTTGTACGAAGGACAACAAGGCAATAATAGTTTGACCGATTCTACCTTTCCTGCCATTATCGCGTGGATCAAGCTCTTTTCGATTATTTTAAGGTCGTTGACGCGAGGCAGTAAATATCTGATGACTTCAAACGAATTTTTCCAAACACACACCATCAATGGGGTCGAATTTTCAGTAAGTGCTAAACCTAGCATGTAACCGTGATTCATCCCGATGTTGACCTTATACTGTTCAACAAGAAGCTTAACCAATCGCAAGCTTCCTGTCGCGCAGGCGTTATGGAAAAAAGATACTTTGGGATGCACCTTACACGGGTCAAAATTAGTATACTGCAGGACCATTTCCATCAATTGAATGTGACTAAAATATGCTGGTTTATTGTCCAACAAAAATTGGACGTCGGAACCTTGTTCTAGGAGTGCTTTTAGGATCGCATGGCTGTTCCTCTGCCTTTGTGTTGTGTGCAGAAAGGCAGCGTAAGCTAACGCGGTGAACTCCCTAGAAACGCTATCTAAGGGTACGCGCCTGTTTAGCAAATATCGGATAATATCTAAGTCGCAAATCCGAACAGCTTCCAGAAGAATTGGGTATGGATGCGTGAGGTTCGAAGTGCGCTCCAGAAGGTACTTGATGACTGGTTTGTCTTTGGCAAAGGAGTCCCATCTTTCAGTCACGAGAAGGGCCAGGTTTACTGGCTGTGTTGTAAATTTCTGCTCAAACTCCTGGAGCATAGAGGGAAAAGTTTCACATAAATATTGTACGTACTTGTAGGCGTGACGCTGAATAGAAAGCTCTAACCACTGGTAAGGAACTTTTTTTGTAGTTAGCATTTGAacgaaaaatttcaatatcctTACATCGATATGTTCCAATATGATTGCCGTAATTAAAGATATTAGCTCACTGTCCGGGAGGATCATGTTAGATTCTCTGTAGAGTTTTTTAGTATACCGATAGCTGTTTGAGAGGGCTGCTCTACGGATGACAGCCAAATTTACCGTAGCACCGAGTTCTAGTAGGAAACGTACGTTTTTGAACTTTCCTCTTTCCATATCCGCGTAAAGTAGACTCTTGCTGCCTGGCTCGTCGATAGTTTGATAAACCTCTGGGATAGTGAGAAATTTACTGAATGTTTGGGCTTTAGCAGCACCACAGAAAATTAAATAGTACAAAAATGTTTGATTGCCAGCTTCGTTCAGCATGCGCCGAAATGATATCGGCGAAACCgtatttctgagataatggaaaGCTTCAACATTCGCGCTGTTAGCAATGCTAAGCATGATCTTTGAAAGTCCCATACCGCTCTTAAGCTGATTCGTAAAATAGGTTAGAAGGTTGTTGCGGTGACACGAGATAACCATCTTTAGCGTAACGTCATCTACTGGAGGACACTTACTGTTGGTTAAGAaaatttcgataatttcaaagcAACCACTTATTGCAGCCGTTTGCAAAGGATTGTGACCAGAAACGGATTTTTCCTCCATTAGCTTGGTAGCTGCTGTATTATTTAAGGCGTCACGTATTGCATCGACGTTGTTAGCCGAGCATAGCAAATGCAACAGGTTTCTTCCGCTGCTGTCGGTAGAGTTCCATGGTAATATATCACTCAATTTTTCTACTAACTGAGGGTGTGAAAAATTGCTTTTTGCGAAAAAATCAAAACGCTTTCCGTAGCAGTTgaaaaactttttgaattttatgaatcttCCTGTTTTCATGCAAAAGGCAAGCAATTTCTCAATCTGGTATAGTGGTTCGAAGCCATCATCCTCAAATCCAGCCCCAATACATGTGTCTTTAAATTGCTTTGTGTCGAATACAGACTCGATGCCTGATTGATATACAATACCGGTAGAAAATCCATTGTTAGAGAACGCTCTTATAATTCGTTCGGGAAATAATCCTAGAAGTGTACTAACGGGGAGACGCTTCCACAAGTAGTACAGCActaacaactgttccgattcaCAAACGTGAAAATCCGAGTGCAAATAGTCCTCAACAAACGCGATTGCATCGTCTGCATGACGATGGAGCAGGACATCTAACAAACCATGAACTGCCTCTCGACTCCCACTCCAAGAATATGTGAATAATCCGTAGATATCGAATTGCGGATCGCACTGCATCAGAAAGTTATCCAGTGTTTTTACTATTGGGATTTTTTGCTCTCTCAACAATCGTTTCCGGCGCTTGTATTTCTGTGCAAACGGTCCAAAAAGTGGCAATGCCGCATGCTTTCTTTCGCAATTCAGAATTTCATGCCGTAGTTCGTACAGTACTTGAACTGTTAAGTTGATCGTATTTTCCGAACATAAAACGGAGGAACCAGCAACCGTAACGTCATGCGCCAGTATGTTGCGCATTATTCTTCCAACCGGTGGAGGGGCAGGACTGTTTAAATACTCCAAACGCATTTGGAATGCTTTAGTGTGGGACAAAATTTCACAAATGTCAAGCAAACCCATTTTGATGGCCAGACGGCGTGTAGCCTCCAGCTTTTCATCCTGATAAGGCTTTGCGTCAACCAAGTCGTAAAGCGCTTGGATTGTTTCTTCGAATATTAGTTGAAATTTGCGCGTTTCTGTCTGATGAAGTCCCACCAGGGCGGACGTTTGGAATGGTATAGACTGTTCCGTTAGTACTTGTTGGAGGACTTTTAGTTTCTTCTCTACATTGAAGATATTAGCTTCATTACTATAGTACACTGGGTTGTAGATTTTACGATTCAACTCATTATGAATGTAATAAAACTTTTTGGCATCTAAATGAATGTTCAATGCAGCTAATAGATTTTCTGTGTATAACTCATCCTCGTACGGAACAAACTGGTAAAATTTATACTTATTCAAATCATTCTGTCGGTTTTCCTTACCCGCTAAAAGCAGATTTAACTCAAATAGAATATTTTTAATGTCAGGAGATATTGGCAATCCGACGAGTTGCGATAGTTTTACGTTCGCTTCCCTTAACTGCGTAAAGCAAACACTTGAATAATAGGTTATAGAGTGCATAGTGATATAGTGGGAAAATAATCTTCTAGCTGATTCAAGATTCTTTGCAACCGCCAAACTTTGAATAGCAAATATCAAACAATTCTCGTACAACAAAATCGCTGTTCTATGCGCATGATCTTCCTCTTGTGCCAACTGCACATGCCGTAGAACAGCATGCAACTGAGATTGAATATTAGCCGAATTTTTGTGACTTTTCAGTTGTTCCAAAAGAGCATGCATTTCTTTGAACCTAAAGCAGGGATTAACGCCCTTGTATGCCTCGGGTAACAGTTGACGTGCCAAGCCGTAATAAACTCGACATTGCTCGATCGACTTAAAACACATAATGCGGCTGCAGCATGACCGTAGAGCCTTCATGAGGGCCAACTCATAAACAGAACGGAAGTGATGGCTCCTTTTGCCTATATCTTTCTGGACAGTTCTACAATACTCTAAACGTACATTACTGAGATCTTCTTGATCGCACcgttttcgaaaatttatttcGGATAACGACAATCCATGCGAGAAGATGTTCCTTTCCTGTTCGTACAATCTGTTCATTTTTTGTGAATTCCAACAAGTGACTTCTTTGTGTAGTCTTTCGTTCAAATTTGCCGTTTCATCGGTGCATTTGCTGTACTCTCCAATCCAATGTAACGCTCCTTTGAAAGCTGCAAACCCCACACAACGTACGTAATCGTGCGTCAAAGGAATTTCTGCCATTATATCAGTCACTGCAATCAATTTTTCCAAAGAAAGCAAAGTTTTCAAGCTTTGATAACGACGTATCAAGAGCTTTATCATGCGGCGTGATTTAAGTGGCATTCTTTCACTAAATGGCTTCGATCTTTCAGTCCCTTGTCGGAAACGAATAGTTTCCAGAGCCCACAGAACCGCTTTTCTGCTGAGCCTTACAGATGGGTGCAATTTGCTCCATTCAGTTTGTATTTGTTCCAGTGATCGCTGGCTGGAAAGCAAATATTCTAAATAACTTAACTGTTTCGCGTTTAGTCCAGTTGCCTGTAGCGAAAGGGCTTTTCCTCGTCTTTTTAATTTGACTATTGCAGGACTTATTTTTTTGTCGGGATATTTACGCTTCCAAACGGCGTATATATCGATTTGTCTGACTAATTTTAGCAGATCCTCTTCCAGAGTGAGACCTTCAAGTCGGCGTCGTTCCTTGTCTGTCTTAATAGCCGTGAGTTCCACCCTAAGCATTCTCAGTAttgcaaacataaattgactaTCGACAAGGAGAACACTGGTGACTGGTATTACTTGTAGTACTCTGTTTTGAACTCTTGTAAATATGTAGATATAATATATTATTTCTTTTGTGTGCAGTTGGTCCCACATTGAGCGTGGCCCTAATCGGCGCAATCCCTCCTTAGACCACAGCGCACTGATTATGTACATGTTATCACTGATGATATCCAAGGCAAGAAGAAACTCGGCGTCCACAGGACTGTTATCAACATCGTAGTTCAGGAGGAAAGTAATTTCCCGCAACATAATCCCCAGCCGCTCCCGAATGTTGATGATTCGTTGGTTTTTATCAGGCACCGTCGTATCAGTAGTACTATAACACATcaaaagttgaattttaataCAATAGGCTTCCATTTCCTCCATGGGCGACACTTTCTTCACAAGCATTTCTTCCAACGCATAAGATACGAGTGAGAATTGGTCCCTTTcactagtttgttttgattcgaAGTACATTTTCAACAGTTCAACATTACCACGTCTTATAAGCCTGTAAACCATCCGCTGCGTTTGAGGGAAACGATTGGCCTCAGTGTCAAGCATTAGTTTAACCAGTTTGTGATCTTTCAAAACAAGCGCATATTCTATGGGAGTCAACATTTCATAATTGCGCAAATCACAATCGATGCCTTTTTCGATTAGTGTCTTCACCAGGTCAAACTTCCGTTTGTATTTGCACTGAATAAGATCATGCCAGCAGTTCTCGATCGCCATCATGCTCTTCCTCTTAATCATCGCGTCCAGACAATTAGTTTTGTGAGCACGCAAAAGTTCTTGTAATTTCATTTTGCTCAAGTTTTGTTTCtagataattttgaaaaaaaaagtgatttgcTGCACAATATTATTAAGAAGCAAAGTCTACTCACTGCAATTCCGTAGCTGCGATTAGGAAAGACTAACGTTGTTTTAAGATTGCTTGCAAACCGGGCTTTTGCAGAAACTTGTTATCAGGGCACAGCTTATTTATCAAGATAATCATCATCGGTTGATTTTGACACGATAGTAATTCATCGCAATATCTAATCTGCACCAAGCATCGTGATTTTAGCCGAAAAAAGGTTTTACAATATGTACAACAAAACATTAGTACCTACATATGATAAATTATAAACTACTAACAAGATAGCACTGAATCGTGGATGCGATTCGGTATTAACTTGAATCATACTTGAGCTAATTTAAGTCTGATACGGCGTGTATATTACAGTCTCGTCTGTGAAACACTTAAccgcttgtttttgttttgacggTTTTGACTCTCTGAACTACactgaaaacaaattttcaaatctgcgtaaaatgttatgtctgattttcacagcagatatccggactacttcgtgattagggcgaatCTTACAATGACTATAAAACgca from Wyeomyia smithii strain HCP4-BCI-WySm-NY-G18 chromosome 3, ASM2978416v1, whole genome shotgun sequence encodes the following:
- the LOC129731549 gene encoding uncharacterized protein LOC129731549; translation: MKLQELLRAHKTNCLDAMIKRKSMMAIENCWHDLIQCKYKRKFDLVKTLIEKGIDCDLRNYEMLTPIEYALVLKDHKLVKLMLDTEANRFPQTQRMVYRLIRRGNVELLKMYFESKQTSERDQFSLVSYALEEMLVKKVSPMEEMEAYCIKIQLLMCYSTTDTTVPDKNQRIINIRERLGIMLREITFLLNYDVDNSPVDAEFLLALDIISDNMYIISALWSKEGLRRLGPRSMWDQLHTKEIIYYIYIFTRVQNRVLQVIPVTSVLLVDSQFMFAILRMLRVELTAIKTDKERRRLEGLTLEEDLLKLVRQIDIYAVWKRKYPDKKISPAIVKLKRRGKALSLQATGLNAKQLSYLEYLLSSQRSLEQIQTEWSKLHPSVRLSRKAVLWALETIRFRQGTERSKPFSERMPLKSRRMIKLLIRRYQSLKTLLSLEKLIAVTDIMAEIPLTHDYVRCVGFAAFKGALHWIGEYSKCTDETANLNERLHKEVTCWNSQKMNRLYEQERNIFSHGLSLSEINFRKRCDQEDLSNVRLEYCRTVQKDIGKRSHHFRSVYELALMKALRSCCSRIMCFKSIEQCRVYYGLARQLLPEAYKGVNPCFRFKEMHALLEQLKSHKNSANIQSQLHAVLRHVQLAQEEDHAHRTAILLYENCLIFAIQSLAVAKNLESARRLFSHYITMHSITYYSSVCFTQLREANVKLSQLVGLPISPDIKNILFELNLLLAGKENRQNDLNKYKFYQFVPYEDELYTENLLAALNIHLDAKKFYYIHNELNRKIYNPVYYSNEANIFNVEKKLKVLQQVLTEQSIPFQTSALVGLHQTETRKFQLIFEETIQALYDLVDAKPYQDEKLEATRRLAIKMGLLDICEILSHTKAFQMRLEYLNSPAPPPVGRIMRNILAHDVTVAGSSVLCSENTINLTVQVLYELRHEILNCERKHAALPLFGPFAQKYKRRKRLLREQKIPIVKTLDNFLMQCDPQFDIYGLFTYSWSGSREAVHGLLDVLLHRHADDAIAFVEDYLHSDFHVCESEQLLVLYYLWKRLPVSTLLGLFPERIIRAFSNNGFSTGIVYQSGIESVFDTKQFKDTCIGAGFEDDGFEPLYQIEKLLAFCMKTGRFIKFKKFFNCYGKRFDFFAKSNFSHPQLVEKLSDILPWNSTDSSGRNLLHLLCSANNVDAIRDALNNTAATKLMEEKSVSGHNPLQTAAISGCFEIIEIFLTNSKCPPVDDVTLKMVISCHRNNLLTYFTNQLKSGMGLSKIMLSIANSANVEAFHYLRNTVSPISFRRMLNEAGNQTFLYYLIFCGAAKAQTFSKFLTIPEVYQTIDEPGSKSLLYADMERGKFKNVRFLLELGATVNLAVIRRAALSNSYRYTKKLYRESNMILPDSELISLITAIILEHIDVRILKFFVQMLTTKKVPYQWLELSIQRHAYKYVQYLCETFPSMLQEFEQKFTTQPVNLALLVTERWDSFAKDKPVIKYLLERTSNLTHPYPILLEAVRICDLDIIRYLLNRRVPLDSVSREFTALAYAAFLHTTQRQRNSHAILKALLEQGSDVQFLLDNKPAYFSHIQLMEMVLQYTNFDPCKVHPKVSFFHNACATGSLRLVKLLVEQYKVNIGMNHGYMLGLALTENSTPLMVCVWKNSFEVIRYLLPRVNDLKIIEKSLIHAIMAGKVESVKLLLPCCPSYKTIPRLNAITVMAYDSKQLHVFIYLHSILVQTLETR